The following DNA comes from Halobacteriovorax sp. HLS.
TATAATATTTTGCTTGAGGATGTCGTCCTTCCTGGTTATCTCGGAGATGGAGATGTATACACCGTTGGTGAATACTCGAATGGTATAAAATTTAACGCTATAAGGTGTCCATTCTTAGGATATAGACAGGAAGCCGGTTTGAAACTAATGACAGCACTAGTCTTAGAGGATTACGATGAAAAAACTAAACTGGCTAAAATACGTCTTGGAGATGGAGTTGCCTATTTTTCAGCTAAAAAATTGAGTATTCATTATTTACATAGGCCGACGTTGCAGACAATGGACCATTATGGCATTGATCCAATAGAGCTTGCTAAACATATTGAGTCTAAGTTTACTAGATATATCAAAGCTATTAAAAGTTACTTGAAGTACAAAAAATCAGATAAAACTTTTGAACAAGAAGAAGCTCTTGAAAAAGACTTTTCTTTAACTTGTCTTGATTGGATGGATAGATATGGTGCTAAGGAATATAAAGAGAGCTTAATTAAGAAATATGGAAAATTACAGATTATAAAGCATTTTGATTTTGAGAATATGTTTGTGACGACGTCGAGATACAAAAATAGTATTAAAGGGAAGAAGGATATAGTCGAAATTTATTTTATTAGTAAAAATATGGATAGTTATAGGCTATTTAAAAACTTTAGTAATAATCGTATAAGGTACTCTGATTTCGAAATTGGGTTCTCAGAAAAGAATAGTCAATTTAGGAGAGTTTCTGGATTAATTATTCCGACGCAGGAGTATGAAGGATATCCAATGGATGATTTTTAGTATTCTAGTGAAGCGTTTTTTAGAGTGCATAACTTTCTTCTAATAATATAGTTTGCACTTTTGGTTTCGCTATAGCTAAAAAACTTCCATTCATTCATACTTGTTCATATGTAATTTGAAGACATCTATATCACCTGATTTCCTTAATTAGCCATTGGAAGACTAGGAGACATTATCAAAGCTTCTCATTGCTCTTTCTGCCTTTATTTTATGCCATTTTCTATATTCTATTAAACTTATCGGATACCAGTCCGTAGGTGCTAACTTGTTGTAATTATATTACATCAGTGTTTCTGATTATTATACTTGAGTAACTCTTTTCCTTTAGACGTAAAATAGAACTGTAAACTTAAGGTTTAATACTCTTAGTTCGATAAGTTATAGAGAATTCGAAGTTCTCATTAATTTATTACATGGATTGTTTTAATGAATAGGTTCAACAAACTAAATTCAATTATCTTTTCAATACTACTTGTCTTGTCGTCCTGTGTTGGTGAGGGTGGAGTTAGTAAGAAGAGTAGATTTTCAGTTAATAACTCAACTGACTCTGTAACTTCTGGTGGAAGTGGTAGCGGCTCTGATGGAGCTACAGCACTACCTGGTGGAGGATCGGGAATCGGTGAGGGAGAAAATTCAACGATTGGAACGCAAGTAGAGCTTATGCACCTTGTAGATCCTTTTGATGGAACTTATAAGAAGAAGCTAACACTTCCAAAAAACTTTACAGGGCTTCTGTATCTTTCTGGACTAAATATCTCATCGCTTTCTGATAAAATTGTCTATGCTCGATTTGTATTTGGTAAAGACTATGAGCCAGTAACAATTCAAGGAACAATTGGAAGGGCCCCTGGAATAACTCCTCAAACAGATGTAGAAGTTCTTATTTTAGATATGGCCTCTCATCCTTTTCAAAATATAAGATTATCCTACGACCTCTTTGACTATAATGATTACTCTGGAGAAGGAAGAGTGGGAGGTCTAGACGAGATTGTTACTGATCCTCGTGATGCTGGACTTTACTGTAGAGGTTTAAACTTAATAGATGATAAAACTTTTGATAGTGGTCTATTAAACTCTTCGTGTGATGCCGCAAATGAAGTTTGTAAATATACTTATGCTAGAATTGAAGATACTGGAATGTACTATGACACAGCAACTTCAACGCTACCTTTCTACCCAAGTGAGCCACAAGTTGCACTTGGTAGTAATGACTATCAAACAGATCCTTTTTCCACACATATAAAGAGATGTCTACCTGATTCAATGACAGCTTCTATGGTTGAACAAACTTTGAATACTACTTTTACTTCTGGTCTTGCGGCCGGTTCTAAATTAGATACTAACGGTGGAATCTGTGGGGATGTTGCTGGAGAGTCTTGTTATACATTCTATGGACCTTATAGAAATATCGATAGCAGCTCGTGGCAAATAACTGGTTCTGCAATTTACTCTGATGTGAGTGCTACTGTTGCTCCAACAGGATTATTTAAAAAATCATTTCTTGGAACTGCAGGTTACGAGTCTCTAATGTTTCCACGATTTGGAAAATTAGATCTTAACGCTGGAATTGAGTACATCGGTTCAACAACGCCGTTTGATGGAACTTCCTTTTCGCCGGCCTTCTTATCAATTGCTGGTGAAACGGATTATGTTGAAGGTTGTAATATTCGAGCAACAAACTATGATAGCAACACGCAAGAAGGTATTAGCTCATGTAATGTTACTGCCAGAGTAGAGTTATTTTATAAAGATGCTAGTAATAGTGAAGTAATTATTACGAAGTCTAATAATATTGTTCTTCAGCTTATTCGCCCAAGTCTAACAGACTATAAAGGTGAAGAGGTTCTCTATACATCTCTTAAAAGTTGTTCATCAAGCCAGACTTGTGGTGGTAGTGAATGTTGCTTTAATGAAAGATGTTGGTCTAAAGAGCTCGTAAGTCAATGTCTAGAAGACGTTCCAATCGTTGGTAATAAAGGCGTTGGTGTAAGTTGTCAGACAGATTATGAGTGCTCTAGTCTATGTTGTAACCAGACAACTGGAACTTGTGCTGTACATGTAAATACTGATCAAGATCAAGTCTTCTGTTCAAAGGCGCCAGGTCAAGCTTGTGTTGCAAAAGAATGGTGTAGACAAGAGAATGTTCCTAATTGCTTTATCGTAAAGACAGGATCTTCAAGTACTGGTCAGCCAACTTGTGCACTTCGTTGTTATAATGTTCCAACCTTTGGTGATTGTACGAATGGGGTTTGTACGCCTCCTCCTGCTCCACCAGTTCCGACATTTGATCCAGCGAATCCTGACTGTTCGACAGCGATTGATCCGCCAACATTCAATTAGAATTTCTCTAATTTTTTAGATAGAATGCCACAATGAAGTTATTTATTGTGGCCTTTTTTTTGAATTTTGCTGTAGTCGCTAGTGGTGACACGAAGGCCTTGTTTTCTGAGAAAGACTTAAAGCTTATTGAGTATTATAAGAGCTCCGAGTTTTTAAAGAGTCAAAGAACTAAAGAAATTAAAAGTGAAAATAGAAGAAGGATCGAATTAATTTTAAACGCTATGTCTAAACTTGATAAAGAAAGTTTTGAGCAAAAGTTTAAGAATAACTTTTGGGAGAAATTCGATATTCAAACCGATAATGCTTTAAATAGAAAGATCATGTTAGATTTAATTATGAAAGATTTATATAAGGAAAAAGAGTAATGAAATTTAGTAAAGACTGTATTTTAGATCACGTGGCCATTGCCGTAAATAGTTTAGATAAATCTCAAAAGATTTGGGAAGATATGGGATTAACATTTTCAAGCGAAAGAGAAATTGTGGAGTCTCAAGGCGTTCAAACGGCCTTTGCCAGTATGGATGAAAATGCTCATTTAGAACTTTTATGCCCTTATGGTGAAACAGGTCCTATACATAAATTTTTGGAAAAGAAAGGGGAGGGAATTCATCACCTCTGTTTTAAAGTTCCTGATATTGAGGCAAAATGTAAGGAGCTAAAAGATAATGGATATATCCTACTAAATGAATCTCCTGTTGAAGGCGCAAATAATTGCTTGGTTAACTTTATACATCCCAAGTCCACAGGTGGAGTACTAGTAGAAATCTCACAGAAGAGGAAATAGAATGCAGCACTCGCAAATCCAACTACCAACTTTAACCAAAACAAATAAGGTTATCCTTATCTCGATGGGGGTTTTATTTCTTCTGTCGAATATTTTGAAGGCCAGTGGAGGAGTTAACCTTACTGCTTATCTTGGTCTTTCTCCGGCCATGTTCTTCTCTGGACATATTTACGAAATCTTAACTTATCCACTTATGGCCGGAGGGATTTTTGATATTCTCTTCAATGGCCTATTACTTTGGTTTCTAGGAAGTGAGCTTGAAAATCAGTGGGGAATGAGAAGATATATCTACTTTCTACTAAGCTCTACTGTTGGAGCTGGGATCGTTTACTTGCTCGTTTCAAGCTTGTTCTTATCAGGTAATGGACTATTCAATTATCCATTATATGGAATGCATGGAGCAGGTTCAGCGCTTTGTTTGGCCTACGCTGTTTTAAACCCAGATCGTATTTTTACTTTTATGCTCATTTTTCCAATGCGAGCAAAGTACTTCTGTATGATTCTTGTTGGAATGCTATTATTTAATGGTTTCTTCACACCTGCAAAAGTTCTTGCTTGGGGACATCTAGGGGCCATGGGCTTTGGATACTTGTGGATGGTGCTAATTTCTTCTAATAGGTTGAAACTAGGTTCTAATAAGACTATCAGCAAGAAAAGGCCTAAGAGTAAGGCAAATCTTAGAATTGTAGAAGATGATGATGAAAAGCCACCTAAATATTGGCAATAGGCTTTACTAACTGTAGCGAAAAGTGTTAAATTTGCTTCAAAATAACTAATTTAGAGGTAGATAATGAGATTAAGTAAGGCCTTACAAGATAAAATGCTTGATACAAGACTAAGAGACAAACTTGTTGCTGAAGGTAAAGTAACTGCTGCTGAGGTAGAGAACTTCTTAAATTCTCTTCCTGATGATGCTGCAAATAAGACGACTACTGATGAAGTAGAAGCTAAGAGAATGAATGCTCATTCTGTTACTGTAGAATAAATTTTCTTTAAAATTTATGAATAAGATAGACCTTCGTATGAAGGTCTTTTTTTATTGGACCACGAACTTAGTAAAGAGTAGCCCTTTAACTATCTGTTTGTTAACGATCTGATTAATTGCTTTCTTTACACGATCTTCTAAGAGTATCTTCCCTGAAATTGAATTTAACTCATCTGGCTCCATTCTTCCGGCCACATCAATAATTGCATCATTTATCATGGCCCTCTTCGATTCAAAGAGATCTGTTGCATTTGGTTTGAGAGGAACTATATAAACTTGAAGATTAAGAAATCTAAGTCGAGTTTTTCTACTTTTTACATTTATGATAAGCGGATCAAGCTTAAACGGAGCAGGGAAGACGCTTTGCTTACTATCTTGCATCATATTGGCAAGTTCCGTATCGTTTTGTGGTAACGGTTTTTGATAAATCATTTCGGTGTATACGAATACTCCAAGACAACCCATAGTTCCTAGAAGGGCCAAAAAGAGAATAGCATTATCTATCGTTTTATTACCTGTCATATCGTTAATACTCCTATCACTATTTTAGCAGTTCTTTTAACAGTGATAAAGCCTTGAAAACTCTTCCTGTTGACGCACAAAGTCTTAGAACCAGTTGATTTTATTGAATAAAGTAAGAAATTGTTAGGAATGCTCCTTTGAACCTTCGTGTTAAGTGCGCTACATCATAATCATTCAAATCAGGAGAACAGATGAAGTTGTTATTAGTTAGTGTGATGTTCTTAACTTTTTCAGTAAAAGCAGAGCTAAAAGTTGTTTATGGTACAGATGGTAGATCAGAAGTGAGCGCTTCTGAGTTTAAGTGGCAAAAGGCCGCTAAATCGACGGCAGCTCTAGTACCAGTTGAAAACTTAGAATTCGATGCTCAAAAAAATGTTTATAGATTATCTGATAAAGGTTCAAGAAGCCTAGGTGAAGGAATGAACCTTTGTCGTGGTGAAAAATTCTATGATCAGCCAAATGCTGCAATTTGTTCTGGCTTCTTAATCGGAAAGAAGACTTTAATTACTGCCGGTCACTGTGCAAAGGAACAAATGGCCAATGTATGTTCTTCTAAAAAGTTTGTATGGGTATTTGATTATAATATTCAAGACAGATTTAACCCAACAAATATGGAAATTCCGGCCAAGAATGTAACTGGATGTGATCGAGTAATTAAGGCCGAACTTGATAATGTAACTGACTATGCTGCTATTAAGCTAACAAAAGATGTCGATAGAGCACCTTTGAAGTTTAGAAAGAGCGGTAAAATCAATAATAGAGAAAAGTTAGTTGTGATCGGTGTTCCTTGGGGACTTCCTACGAAAGTAACAACTGGTGGAAAAGTTTTATACAATGATAACTCTGTATTTTTCAGTGCAAGCGTTGATACATTTCAAGGAAACTCTGGCTCTGCTGTTTTTAACGAAAGAACAGGGGAGGTAGAGGGGATCTTAGTTAGAGGAAAGAGTGACGGCTACTCTGATGAGAGACTTTACTGTACTAGAGTTAATGTATGTAATGACAACGGAAAGAGTTGTAACGATCCAAATAACTTTCTTCAAAAGGCAGAAGATATTACAAGAATGCCTTTTGTTTACAAAAGACTATCTAATTCCCTTTAATCGATAGCGTTCTCTTTTAGAATCTCTTCGATGACTTTCTTCTTGCTTAGGCAACGTAACTGTTGCCAGCAAGATTCATGAGTCTGAATAATTTTATTATTTTTTTTGATATCAATAGTGAAAGGATGATTAAGTTTTGTCGTGTAGAGATAATTGGCAATACTTTCGACAAAGTCTTTCGAACTACTAGAGAATGAATAAAGATTAGGATAATTTGTTTTTTCTAAGTTTTCATAGAAATCTAACATATCTTTTATATCGAAGAGTTGATCCTTTTTAGAATAATAACGAAGATAGTTCAAATCATCACTTATGTCTGAAAACTTTGTCACAACAATATCATTTTCTAGCTTCCAGGACTCATTAAGTAGCTTGTAGCTAGGGAATTTACTTAAAAGATCACTACTTTTAGTTGGATAATACAATGGATTCCAATTTAGTAGAATTCCATAGAGTTGGAAAAGAGAATAGTGAATAGTATCTATCACTGAATTCTCATGGGAGAGATAGGGCGAAAGTTCGTATTCTGGATTGTTTTTAAATGCCGTCATTTCTCTCCATTTAAACCAGTCATTTATCTTTTGATTGAGTACATCAATATCCATGAAGACGATAAATTGTGCTGTATTTTCCAGTTCGAAATCTTTAAGTTGTATCGCAAGTGAGGATACTCCAAGATCTCTGACTAGATAAATTGCTTTTAGGTGCTTATTGATGCGAATTTTATACTCTCTAGGCATAGTTAGGACTGCATACCTAAACACATGTTCAAAGTTCTCTGGAGCAATCTTTGTTTTGAAATAATTATCTTTAGATTCAAGAGAGTATATACTCTTCCATAGTTTTAGATACTCGTTCGTTTCATCGTTTGGTCTTGTCGAAATTTTTGTTTCAAGGTTATATTCTTTAACCCAATTCCAGTACTGAAGAGTTCCAACTGGATGGTTATCTAGTTTTAATTGATTTTTTTGAAGGTTCTTATGAGCGCAAGAACTGAAGAAGAATATTGTAACTATCGTTAATAGAACTTTCATTAAATATTTCTTTCCAGGTTAAATAGGTTAACAATGATATGTATTAACCTCGATGCTAATCTCTTCCACTTCAAGGCGTCCGAATTATTAATCCTCTGCCATTCTCTAGAGTTGTGCTGATGAGATCTTCCAATGAGATCTTCTGTCTTTTCAGTCAACTCCTTAGAAATAATATTAGAGCTCTTAGCTGACTGGTCAATTGAGACTCCAATCTCCGAGTTTAGTGATCGTGATCTTGGGTCCAGATTAGAAGTCATAACGATACTTCTTTCATTATCAAATACAGCATACTTAGCATGTAATTTTCCGTAATTAATGTCTCCACCAAGAGTAGTGTCATTCTCTTTTCCATAGTAATGAATTTCTAATTGTGCTTTAGAAATATTAGGATCATCAGTTAACTTTGGAATTAGATTATAGTCTATCAGTGATTGGGATGCGATAGTATCATTAGTTGCAAGTGAACTCGTCACTAGTCTAAATCTTCTGTTAGGATTTTCCTTTAACCACAATTTTATAAAATTAACTTCTTTGTCCGTAAAATGCGCGTATGGAGTAACAATATCTATAGTATGTTGAGATTTTTGCATATTACTCCAAATTTCATTAGTGATGGAATTTGGATTTAAGTCAGCGATCTTCTCATACTTGATTCTTCCCCAGGGAGAGTGAATATTTTGTAATTCATTAACGATTCTAACTAGACCACTATCAAAGCCCTCTTCAAAGAAGTCTCCTTCGATCATATTATTTAACTTTGCATTGAATTGAGGATTTCTCTTAAAGGTTTTACGACTGATTCTACTCATTTTACCAATCTCTTTTCGATAAGCACTACGAGTTAGACGAACTATAGCGTTGGCCATGTGACTATTTCCTATATGATAGAATAACTTGTCATAGTAGTCTTGAATTCGACCTGTTAAAGATGATCTCTCTGTTCTAATACTTATATCTTTTGTATCTTTGATGAGAACATCCATATCTTCAAATTCAAAACTCTCTCCTCTAAAAGAGTCGAGGGTATGGTATTCATTTGCAATATTTCTTCCACCAATTATTGCAAGAGAGTTATTAGGGTCTTCTGCATCCATTAAAATGATCTTATCGTGAAGGCGTCTGTTAACGGTAGAATCATTTACTGGAATTTGGTTATCAGCATCTCTAAAAAGGTTCTTGGCCATATCGACATATTTTCGAACAGTCTTTCTTGGACTAAATAACTCGTTGAATGCCACTACTTCGGCCTTGCCCATACGTTTCGTTCCATCAATTCCTCTTGGCCCTCTAAATTTTAGAAGAGATTTAAATTGATTTGAAAATAAACTAGCATTTAGAATTGAAGTCGAGTCGATGAGGACTCGAACATGAACACCTCTTGCAACAGCTTTTCTTATTTCATTTAAAATAATATTTCCAACTTCATCATCAGAGAAAATATAATATGAAATATCTAGTGTAGACTTCGCTTTTCTTATAAGAGCTATCTTTGCTGCGAGAGAAGTTTCACCGTCTTTTAACAGTTTTACTTTAGACCTTAGGGCCTGAGTTTTAACTTTTTCAAAATCATCAATAGAGCTTTTAAAGTTCTTGTAATAATCTTGAAGATCGATTCTCTCTCTCATCAGTGTATTAAAACTCTTGTTGTACCAGGATTTATTTAAAATAATGGCATTTGCATGATCTAGACAGCTCATACCGAATATAGATGAAACAGTACGAGAGTTATTCTCGTAGGAAGGCGTCATTCTATAAAATAGAATTGAAACAAGAATGTAGAATGATATCGAGATAGATCTCATATAAAGCTTATCGGATAATAATGAATGTTATTTAGCTAATTATCAAATATTTATAAGAAAACCATTAACTTCATGGCCTTAAATTCCGATAGGAAACTAATGAATTATTTACGTTTTTTATCCCTTATTTTATTTAGTTTCAGTAGTTTGGCCATCAGTAACTTCTTTAGTGTTAAAGAGGGTCAAAAAGTACGAGTTATCCAAGACGGCAAAGAGCATTTCTTGTCTAAAGGAGACCTTGTTCAAATTGGAAATAATAATGGCTGGAAAAGAGAAGTCACTATTGTAACCACTCGAAATAAGTCTCTTAAAGTTGGTCCTGCACATCTTGGTGAAAAAACTTACAAAGAACATATGAAATTATCTAGATTAGATGAAGTTAAAACCAATAAGAAAGTAGTGACTAAGAAAATGAAAGTTATTCTCGAGGATGGAAGGGAGCTGACTCTCTTTCCAGGGGATGAAATTCTTATAAAGAATAAAGATTCTTGGAAAAGAAAAATTGAAATTGTAAAAGGTCAAAGCGGGAAAGTAGGTAATGCTTATTTAGGTGAAGAGACCTATCAAAAATATATTCAAGATGAGATTCTAAGCTCTAGAGAAGAGACAAACCCAACTCAGTCCGAATATTTTCCAAAGTTTGTTACCCTCGATGATTTAATTGATAGGCTTCGAACAGAGCAAGATATTCAAATAGATGAAGAAGACCTAAGTTCTGGTGTAGAGCTAAAGGAAGAGGCCATTTCTTGTCCAAAAGAAAAGCAGAGCTATAAACTAGATCGCTCAATTCGTTTTGTTGCAAAAGAAGGCAAGTTAGGTAGCATTCCAAGAGAGTCGATCATTCGTGTAACTTCTAGCGGAGCGACTTGTGAGATTGAGCTACTAAAATTACCTGAAAAGAGTGTCATGAAACTAAGTGACTATCCAAAGAAAATGAAAACCTATCCAACAAACCTTGAAGCCGACTTTCTTGAGCAAGTTGAGGACCCGGCCGAAACAGTTGATCTATCTAAAGGAGTTGAGTTTAGAGTTAAAGAGAATATCTCCTTAAATGCAATTGGAAGAAAGACTGGTAAGAGTTACAAATTTGACTCGACAGATACGATTCAAATTCAAGGTGTTCACCGTAATGGTGATTATATTGTAAAAAGAAATAATGAGCCTTGGGAATATAGAGTCTCTTCAGACGATTTAAATGAAATGAATGATAGGGGACTCTTGAATGTTGATCTAGAGTCAACAGCAAATACTATTATTGCAGATGAGCTAATTCAAGAAACTGTAGATGAACTCGAAACTAAAGTTAACTGTGACAATTACGTTGAGACATCACCAGATGGGGAAAGTATCTCTTGGCAAGACTGTCGCTCTAAGAGTGTCAAAACAAAGAATGGTAAATTACTAAAGGCCAATAACTATTTAGAAAAGCAAATTCCTATGTCTAATATGAATGCTGATGTTATTTTGCAAGATAGACAAAAGAGAAATTTCTCTAGATGTATTTCCAATAGCCTTCGTCATGGAACAAATAGAAATACATCACCAAGTTGTGAAAAGAATTCAAAAGGTGAAATTCTACCTCAAAGAATTAGACAGGCACAGTATAAGACTAAGAACGGAAAGAAGAAGTTTGCTCGTTGGGATCTACTTAACCGTGTTCCTAGGGCCTGTGCCTCTAAAAAATTATCTACCTACCTTTCTGATCGTTTCGTAGACATGTCAAGGTGTTTAGGTATTGATCCAAAGGAGTTATTTCCAATTATTAATCATGAATCTCATTTTCAACCTAATACAGTAAGTCCTTCGTTCGCTATTGGAGTAGGCCAAATTGTATCGGCCAATTATGTCGACTTTTACGATAAATTAAATAAAGCAAAATCTATGATAAATAGAAATTCAAATGTTCTAAAATACACACGCAATCTATCTTCAGAAGAAGGTTATAAGAAATACGAAGATAGTCCGGCCAAGTCTAAACCTGTAGATCGGTTAACCGCGTATTTCTTGTCTGATTTAAAAGGACCTCTCACTAGCAATAAAAGAGAGTGTAGTGGACTTCGCAATATTTATAATAACCCTATGGAGATGCCAAAATGGGCCAAGAAGTCTCAACGTGATATGTTTTCTTACTTGAGACAACGAGAAAATCAAAGAGTTTGTATGCCAAAGAACCCTGACGAAGGGCTTTATATGTCGGCAGTTTATTATATGTATAATAAGAAGTACTTCAATTACCTTATAAATAAAGAAAGTGACAAGATGAGACCACGACTAAGTGACTCTCAAAGAAAAGAGTTCTCTATTATCCTCACAAGGTGGTCTTATAATGGAGGCGTGGCAGGAATTTCTGGACCATTTGAGAGATTATTGCAAAAAATTAGTGAGGGGAAGATTGAAAAATTAGATAAACGTGGAAATCCGATAAAAAATAAAGACGGCAGTCTTGTAAAAAGAAGTATTAACAGTCTCGCAGATTTATCGACCCAAGAATTTAAAAACTATATGAGTTATGTCATTAAGTATCGATATAAATCGAAGAGTGAAAATAGACGTAATGAAGTTGCTAACTATGTCGTTGGAGACAATGGTGTTGGTGGCATTGATGGTGACTTAAAACAAATTGAAAAAGGAGATGCAGGATCATGTGGAAATTCTCTGTAGTATTTTTATTCTCATTTCTATGCTTTAGTGCTCCGAGCTCTACGGTTACTAATGAAGTTTCAAAATTGCTTAATTCTAAAATTAAGACGAGTGATTTTATAAAGCTTGGAAGTGTTTTAAAAAAAGAGCTGACTAGGCCCATGAGTGATGATGATTATTATCTAGTATATGATTTACTTAAAACTGTTGAAGTTGGAATTTCAGTATCGAATTTCTCTGCTCAAAACTGCACTCAAGCTAAGAACCAGATTTTTTCTTTGTATGGAATAAAGTCAATAGAGTTAGCTCGAACTGATTTGCCTAAAGGGGCAGAGCTGGGACTTAGTTTGATTAATAAGGCCTGTTTAGACACAAAATAAAAGGCCCAATTTCTTGGGCCTATTCATTATAAACTTAATTCTGTATATGGAAGATCTAAGTCTTCAGCAACTTGCTTATAAACTAGATTACCGTGGTGTACGTTGATACCTTTTTTGAAAGCAGGGTCTCTTCTTGCTGCTTCATCAACACCCATAGAAGCAATCATTCTTGCATACTTTAAAGTAACATTTGTAAGTGCATAAGTAGAAGTTCTTGCTACAGCACCAGGCATATTGGCAACACAGTAGTGAACAACACCATCTATTTCAAATGTTGGGTCTTGGTGAGTTGTAGGCTTACATGTTTCAATACATCCACCTTGATCAACTGCGATATCTACAACAACAGAACCTTTTTCCATTTTAGAGATCATTTCACGAGTAACAAGCTTAGGTGCCTTAGCTCCAGGAACTAGAACCGCTCCAATTACTAAGTCAGAAGCGATAACTGTCTTTTCAATATTATCCATATTTGAGAATAGAGTTGTTATTCTATTATCAAATAAATCATCAAGCTCAGCTAGACGTCTTGTTGAAAGATCAATTGCTGTTACGTCTGCACCCATTCCCATGGCCATCTTTATTGAATTTGTTCCTGCGATACCACAACCGATAACAGTAACTCTCGCTCTTCTTGTTCCCGGTACACCACCTAGTAGAATACCTTTTCCACCGTGATCAATTTGTAAATAAGCAGCACCAATTTGAGTTGCCATTCTTCCTGCAACTTCAGACATTGGCGTCAGTAGTGGAAGTGAACCATCAGCTGGTTGAATAGTTTCATATGCTATACAAGTTGAACCTGATTTCATCAGACCAATTGTTTGCTCAGGATCAGCTGCAAGATGTAGATATGTATAAAGAATATGATGAGGCTTAAGACAAGCAATTTCTCTTGGTTGTGGTTCTTTAACCTTAATGATCATTGTCGACTTTTCGAAAACTTCTTCAAGACTAGGAAGAATAGTAGCACCAGCATCGATATATTCTTGATCACTGATTCCAATTCCATAACCAGCATTTGTTTCTACAAATACCTCGTTACCATCATGTACAAGTTGACGTACTCCACCTGGTACTAAACCAACACGATTTTCATTATTCTTTATTTCCTTAGGAACACCGATTTTCATCCTAATCTCCTGATTTTTTTGCGTATTTAAAAAATTTTAAGAAATATAAACATTTAGATACATTTATGGAACTAAAAAAAATAAATTCTTAGTATTTTATTTGCATTGAGTCATATGTGACGAAAACATCTATATTTTTTATATTCTTTGCTTCTTGGGCGAGTTTATTATGTTCCAAAAAATGGCCCATATGTATTAATCCGGCCCTCTTAGGTGAGATTTGCTCAATATATTCAAAGGCCTTTGTCTTTGAAAGGTGAGTTTTGTGCTCTAAGCTAGTTACGCAATCAATAATAAGCAGTTCTAAACTCAAGGAGTTCAGATATTGCACTTGCTCTTGAGTCAGTTCGTGA
Coding sequences within:
- a CDS encoding serine protease; amino-acid sequence: MKLLLVSVMFLTFSVKAELKVVYGTDGRSEVSASEFKWQKAAKSTAALVPVENLEFDAQKNVYRLSDKGSRSLGEGMNLCRGEKFYDQPNAAICSGFLIGKKTLITAGHCAKEQMANVCSSKKFVWVFDYNIQDRFNPTNMEIPAKNVTGCDRVIKAELDNVTDYAAIKLTKDVDRAPLKFRKSGKINNREKLVVIGVPWGLPTKVTTGGKVLYNDNSVFFSASVDTFQGNSGSAVFNERTGEVEGILVRGKSDGYSDERLYCTRVNVCNDNGKSCNDPNNFLQKAEDITRMPFVYKRLSNSL
- a CDS encoding rhomboid family intramembrane serine protease, producing the protein MQHSQIQLPTLTKTNKVILISMGVLFLLSNILKASGGVNLTAYLGLSPAMFFSGHIYEILTYPLMAGGIFDILFNGLLLWFLGSELENQWGMRRYIYFLLSSTVGAGIVYLLVSSLFLSGNGLFNYPLYGMHGAGSALCLAYAVLNPDRIFTFMLIFPMRAKYFCMILVGMLLFNGFFTPAKVLAWGHLGAMGFGYLWMVLISSNRLKLGSNKTISKKRPKSKANLRIVEDDDEKPPKYWQ
- the fliL gene encoding flagellar basal body-associated protein FliL, with the protein product MTGNKTIDNAILFLALLGTMGCLGVFVYTEMIYQKPLPQNDTELANMMQDSKQSVFPAPFKLDPLIINVKSRKTRLRFLNLQVYIVPLKPNATDLFESKRAMINDAIIDVAGRMEPDELNSISGKILLEDRVKKAINQIVNKQIVKGLLFTKFVVQ
- the mce gene encoding methylmalonyl-CoA epimerase is translated as MKFSKDCILDHVAIAVNSLDKSQKIWEDMGLTFSSEREIVESQGVQTAFASMDENAHLELLCPYGETGPIHKFLEKKGEGIHHLCFKVPDIEAKCKELKDNGYILLNESPVEGANNCLVNFIHPKSTGGVLVEISQKRK
- a CDS encoding phospholipase D-like domain-containing protein, translated to MRSISISFYILVSILFYRMTPSYENNSRTVSSIFGMSCLDHANAIILNKSWYNKSFNTLMRERIDLQDYYKNFKSSIDDFEKVKTQALRSKVKLLKDGETSLAAKIALIRKAKSTLDISYYIFSDDEVGNIILNEIRKAVARGVHVRVLIDSTSILNASLFSNQFKSLLKFRGPRGIDGTKRMGKAEVVAFNELFSPRKTVRKYVDMAKNLFRDADNQIPVNDSTVNRRLHDKIILMDAEDPNNSLAIIGGRNIANEYHTLDSFRGESFEFEDMDVLIKDTKDISIRTERSSLTGRIQDYYDKLFYHIGNSHMANAIVRLTRSAYRKEIGKMSRISRKTFKRNPQFNAKLNNMIEGDFFEEGFDSGLVRIVNELQNIHSPWGRIKYEKIADLNPNSITNEIWSNMQKSQHTIDIVTPYAHFTDKEVNFIKLWLKENPNRRFRLVTSSLATNDTIASQSLIDYNLIPKLTDDPNISKAQLEIHYYGKENDTTLGGDINYGKLHAKYAVFDNERSIVMTSNLDPRSRSLNSEIGVSIDQSAKSSNIISKELTEKTEDLIGRSHQHNSREWQRINNSDALKWKRLASRLIHIIVNLFNLERNI